One part of the Rutidosis leptorrhynchoides isolate AG116_Rl617_1_P2 chromosome 1, CSIRO_AGI_Rlap_v1, whole genome shotgun sequence genome encodes these proteins:
- the LOC139855939 gene encoding fatty acid conjugase FAC2 A-like codes for MYKNILFRTSKLHKQNSKTTTMEETNHMKSLKRVHISKPPFEYSDLKKAVPPHCFKHSLFRSFKSLFRDIFIMCTLFYISINYIPLLPKPISYVVWPIYWSFQAVIFGGIWGIGHECCLRGFTGRQWLDDPIGFLILTCLLTPYYSMKFSHRTHHAHTNSIEYDEIHVPKLNDDKLYSKVLNNRIGVILQILFNLTFGWSAYLFFNYTGRKYEGIASHFYPNSRIFNDSERGLIFLSDIGIFVALYGYYRIAMAKGVFWAINVFGLPLFLMCSLLMFLTYLQHTHPSIAHYDSTEWNWMRGALSTIDRDVGFLNYFVHDLPRIHVLHHLFPTIPHYHAIEALEAVKPILGEYYNYDDTFILKAFWREMKECIYVESDDGEKKGGVYWYKNKIK; via the coding sequence ATGTATAAAAACATACTATTCCGTACTTCCAAACTTCACAAGCAAAACTCAAAAACAACCACCATGGAAGAAACTAATCACATGAAGTCTTTAAAAAGAGTTCACATCTCAAAACCTCCATTTGAGTATAGTGATCTCAAGAAAGCAGTACCACCACACTGTTTCAAACACTCTCTTTTTCGCTCGTTTAAATCCCTATTTCGCGACATTTTCATAATGTGTACCCTCTTTTacatatcaataaactatattccaCTTCTTCCTAAGCCCATTTCTTATGTCGTGTGGCCTATTTATTGGTCGTTCCAAGCTGTAATATTTGGCGGTATTTGGGGCATTGGCCATGAATGTTGCCTTCGTGGCTTCACTGGTCGTCAATGGTTAGACGACCCAATTGGTTTCTTGATCCTTACTTGTCTTCTCACTCCGTACTATTCAATGAAATTTAGTCACCGTACACATCATGCTCACACAAATTCAATAGAATACGACGAAATTCATGTCCCTAAACTCAATGATGATAAATTGTATTCAAAAGTTCTCAACAATCGAATTGGTGTGATTTTACAGATTTTGTTTAATCTCACTTTTGGATGGAGTGCTTATTTATTCTTTAATTATACAGGCCGAAAGTATGAAGGGATCGCGAGTCATTTTTATCCAAATAGTCGCATATTTAATGATAGCGAACGTGGTTTAATCTTTCTTTCGGATATTGGGATATTTGTTGCTCTTTATGGATATTATCGAATAGCAATGGCTAAAGGGGTGTTTTGGGCTATTAATGTGTTTGGACTACCTCTGTTTCTAATGTGTAGTcttttgatgtttttgacttacttACAACACACTCATCCTTCGATCGCTCATTATGATTCAACCGAATGGAACTGGATGAGAGGTGCTTTATCGACGATTGATAGAGATGTTGGTTTTTTGAATTATTTTGTGCACGATTTGCCACGTATTCATGTGTTACATCATTTGTTTCCAACGATTCCACATTATCACGCGATCGAGGCTTTGGAGGCAGTTAAGCCGATATTAGGTGAGTACTACAATTACGATGATACTTTTATTCTAAAGGCGTTTTGGAGAGAAATGAAGGAATGCATCTATGTTGAATCTGATGATGGTGAGAAGAAAGGTGGTGTTTATTGGTATAAGAATAAGATCAAATAA